The region GGGCTGCAGCAGGTGCTGGACACCCCGTTGGGGGGACCACTGGCGGCCCTGCCACTCAGCGCCTTAACGCCGGATCGCCGCTTGCATGAGCTCAGCTTTGATTTGCCGGTGCGTCACGCCCGCACGGATGACCTCGTCGAGGCGTTTCGACTGGATCCAGAGGCTCGCTTTGGCCGCGATTACATCGATCAGCTCAGCAGCCTGCAGGTGAACAGCCGCGGTTTTCTGACCGGATCGATTGACCTGGTGTTCAGCGATGCTGCCGATCCCCTGCAGGCTCGCTGGTGGGTGGCGGACTGGAAAAGCAACTGGATCGGTGAACGCGGCGAGCCCGGCTCCCCCAGCTGCTGCGGCCCACGCCACTACGACCAGGTGGCGATGGAGGAGCAGATGCGGCATCACCACTACCCCCTGCAGGCCCATCTGTATCTGGTGGCTCTGCACCGGCACCTGCAGTGGCGACTGCCCGGCTATGTGCCGGAGCGTCATCTCGGCGGTTATGTCTATGTCTTTCTGCGGGGAATGCCCGGTCTGAGCATTGGCAGCTCCGGAGAAACAGGGCCAGGACGCATCGTGGAGCCGGCACCATTGCGACGGGTCCTGGCCCTCGATCGGATGCTGCGGCAGGTGGCGGTATGAGCAGCAGCTGGTCTCCGGCCTTTGCCACAGCGGTCCACGCTGCCCTGGTGCGCCGTTGTCCGCCGGCTGAAGGGGGAGCTGCTCTGGCTGAGCTCAGCCAGGCCCTAGTGGATGCGCTGGAGCGGGGTGAGCTGGATCTGCCGCTCACGCCGGACCGGGTTGCGGTGGTTCAAGCCAGTGGCTGGTTGGAGGGTGACGACTCGCCGCTGCTGCAACGGGGCGAGCGGATCGGCTGGCGGCGCTGGCTGGAAGCCATGTATGGGGTGGTGGAGCAGCTGCTAGAGCGACAGCCGCCATCCCTGCCTACCCCTCAGGAGGCCCCAGAGCCCCCGAGCACGCTCAATCCCGAGCAACAGGCTGCGGTGTTGGCCATGGATGGTGCCGCCGTGGTGCTGCTCAGCGGTGGCCCGGGCACGGGCAAGACCAGCACGGTGGTGGAGCTGCTGCGGCGGGCGAGCCAGCGCCATCCCACAGTGCGCATCGGGTTGGCGGCACCCACCGGTAAAGCAGCGCGTCGGTTGGGGGATGCCGTTCGGCCTGGGTTGAACGAGCTGCCCTGTTTCACGCTGCATCGCTGGCTGGAGGCCGCCGGGGATGGGTTCCGTCGCCATCGTCAGCGACCGCTGGAGCTTGATCTGCTGGTGGTTGATGAGATGTCGATGGTGGATCTGGAGTTGATGAGCGCCCTGCTGGAGGCGTTGCCGGATGCGTGCCGGTTGTTGTTGGTCGGTGACCCGGCGCAGTTGCCTCCGGTGGGGAGTGGTGCGGTCTGGCAACGGTTGCAGGATCCCGCCGTGCGTGAGCGCTTTGGTTCTGCAGCAGTTCATCTGGTGCACACTTACCGCAACCGCGGTGCCTTGGCGGCGTTGGCCACGACCCTGCGTCAGCAGGGGATCGAGGCGTTCAGGCGGAATCTGGAGCAGCTGCCTGCAACGGCCAACGTTCAGCACCAGCGGGCCAGTCTGCGGCGGCTGCCGCCATCGGTGCGGGATGGCTGGCGGGACCGCCATCAGCGCCTCTCAGCCCTGGCGACGGGGTTGGTTGAGATGCCGGAGTCTGAGCTGAACGACGCCGCGGATCAGTTGCTGCTGGAACTGGAGAAGGATTTGCTGCTCTGCCCTCGCCGGCGTGGACCCTGGAGCCTTGAGGACGTGCACCGATCGCTCTTGGGTGGAGGGGGCTGGATGGCCCCGTTGCATTGGCCGGAGGGGGTACCGGTGATCTGTGGCGGCAATCAGCCGGAGCTGGGGCTCGCCAATGGCGATCTCGGCGTCAAGCTGGGAACCGGCGAGCAGAGTCGGGTGCTGTTCCGCGTGATGGCAGCGGATGGGCAGGCGCAGATCCGTCGGCTGCATCCAGCTCGGTTGACGTCCCTGGAGCCGGCTCTGGCGCTCACGATTCATCGGGCCCAGGGCAGCGAGGCTGACCGGGTCACCGTGCTGTGGCCACCGCTGCAGGAGGACAACATCGCCTACGACAGCTGTCTTCTCTACACAGCCATCACGAGGGCCCATGGCAGCCTGGATTTGATCACTGCTGTCGATCGCTGATGCGGGTTGAACGGCCCTGGGGCTGGTACGAAGACCTGCTGGCCGCTCCCGGTTACAAGGTGAAGCGACTGCTGATTCACCGTGGTCGGCAATTGTCACTCCAGCGTCACCGCCACCGCAGTGAGAGCTGGACGGTGGTCGCCGGAGATGGTGCCCTGCTGTGTGGTGAACGCTGGCTGGAGGCCGAGGCCGGCGTGATGCTCACCATTCCCTGTGGTGCATTGCATCGCGCCCGCAGTGACCAATCTGACCTGGTCATGCTCGAGGTCCAACACGGCAACGATTTGCGGGAAGACGACATCGAACGCCTGCAGGATGATTACGGACGGGTGATAAGTTGAAGACCAACCTTTGAAGCGTAGGCAACACAACCAGAGAGCGATTTTCAGTCGCCGGGAGGTTGTGAGCCTGATTTCAGAGATCAATCAGGCCAGGGCCTACAACCATGAATGACCAACAGCTCGGGGAGACCCCGTGCACCGTCGATCTGTCCGCATCTGCCCTGACTGAGCAGGCCACTGCAGAGCAGGCGTCTCCTGAAGTCTTCACCACAACGATCGACGCCCAGCAACCGGAATCGGGATTCGATGGGTTCGGATTCAGTGAGGCATTGCTGAAGACTCTGGCTGATAAGGGCTACAGCGAGCCTTCACCGATTCAGAAGGCGGCCTTCCCAGAATTGATGCTGGGGCGTGACCTGGTGGGCCAGGCCCAGACCGGCACCGGAAAAACGGCGGCCTTCGCGTTGCCGTTGCTCGAACGGCTCGCCAGTGGCCAGAAAACCCCGCAGGCCCTCGTGCTGGCACCCACCCGCGAACTGGCCATGCAGGTGGCTGATTCGTTCAAGGCCTATTCCGCTGGGCATCCGCACCTGAAGGTGCTGGCGATTTACGGGGGCACCGACTTCCGTTCTCAGATCAACACCCTGCGCCGAGGCGTGGATGTTGTGGTGGGAACACCGGGCCGGGTGATGGATCACATGCGGCAGGGCACCTTGGACACCTCCGGCCTACGCAGCCTGGTGCTGGATGAAGCCGATGAAATGCTGCGGATGGGCTTCATCGACGATGTCGAATGGATCCTGGAGCAACTGCCGCAGGAACGGCAGGTGGTGCTGTTCTCCGCGACCATGCCACCGGAGATCCGTCGGCTGTCGAAGCGCTATTTAAAGGATCCAGCCGAGGTCACGATCCGCACCAAGGATCAGGAAGGCAAACGGATTCGCCAGCGTTCGATCACCGTGCCGATGCCCCACAAGCTGGAGGCTCTGCAGCGGGTGCTCGATGCCTGCGGTGGTGAAGGGGTGATCATTTTCGCCCGCACCAAGGCCATCACCCTCACCGTGGCGGAGACGCTTGAGGCGGGCGGGCATCAGGTGGCCGTGCTCAACGGTGATGTGCCGCAGAACCAGCGTGAGCGGACGGTGGAACGGCTGCGCAGTGGCTCCGTTGACATCCTTGTGGCCACCGATGTGGCCGCTCGAGGCCTGGATGTGGATCGCATCGGGTTGGTGATCAACTACGACATGCCGTTCGATAGCGAGGCCTACGTCCATCGCATCGGCCGCACCGGCCGGGCCGGTCGCACGGGGGAGGCTGTGCTGTTTGTCACCCCGCGCGAGCGACGCTTCATCAACAACCTTGAGCGGGCAACCGGCCAGCCGATCGAGGCGATGGAGGTCCCAGGCAACTCCGCGATTAACCAGGGTCGACTCGATCGTTTGCACAAACGCCTCAGCGAAGCAGCCCACAACGAGCGGCCCTATGAGGAAGAAGCGGCGCTGCTGAAAGAGCTGTTGCAACGCATCGGCACGGAACTGGAGCTCAGCCCTGAGCAACTGGCCTACGCCGCCCTCAGCATGGCCATCGGCCCAGACCCTTTGCTGCGCCAGAAGGGCGACGACGAGTGGATTCACAACAACCAGCGCCGCGATCGTGATCGAGGCGGCGAACGGAGAGAGCGCCGCTCCGATCGTCCGGCCCGTGCCCCGGAGGAGAACATGCAGCGCTATCGAGTCGAGGTTGGGCACCGTGATCGCGTCAAGCCCGGCAACCTCGTCGGGGCCATCGCCGGAGAAACCGGTCTGCAGGGCCGTGCGATCGGCCGGATTCAGATTTTCGACAACCACAGCTTTGTGGATTTGCCTAAAGGCATGCCGGAGGATGTCTTTAACAGCTTGCGGCGGCTTCGGGTGATGAACCGGGAGCTGCAGATCACTCAGGCGTTGTGATCGCCGCCGTTGTCCTTGCCGTGATCGTCAAGGTGGCAACTGCCCCGGCCGCGGCTGAAGAGAACACCATCCGCCGCTTTTGCATGGCTGCCTTTGAAGCAGCCATGGCCAACGCTGGGTTGACCCCTCCTGAGGGGATGGGCACGTTCACCTGCGATTGTTTTCTCGAACAGGTGTCCCAAGGTGCGGATCTGAACGAGGCCCGTGAGACCTGTAAAACAGAGGCAGCCCGGCGGTTCCCGCTCGACTCCTGATCAGCAGACGCTCACATCGGGCATCAGCATCTCCAGATCCATTGGTGTTCGCTCCATCAGGGCAATGAGCTCCATTTGAACCTCAGGGAGGCTACTGGTCATAAGCGTTGTGAGCAGAGCGCAGCGATCGGTTGAACAGAGCTCACCGTCGTCCGTCCAGTGCAGTGCTTGCAGATGCAGTCCATCCATACCCCTCCTTTTGTTGTGATCTCATGACAATGGGCTGCCCCGGCTGTCCGTCGTGAACTCTTTCGATTTCCTTCCGCTTCCTGTGTTGTTTCGTGCGACTCCCCTGTAACGTCATCACGTTCAGGCTTGACCCCCGGCTTTCTCCGAGCTTCGGAACCGGTTCATGCACCCGAGCACATCCAACGGTTCCACGCTCCATGACCATCTACATCGGCAATCTCTCGTTCCAGGCGGAGCAGGAGCATCTGTTCGATCTCTTCAGTGAATACGGCGAAGTCAAGAACTGCAGCCTGCCCCTGGATCGAGAGACCGGACGCAAGCGCGGCTTCGCGTTTGTCGAGATGGTCAACGACGAAGACGAACAGAAAGCCATCGACGACCTTCAGGAGGTTGAGTGGATGGGCCGCATGATCCGCGTCAGCAAGGCCACGCCTCGTGAGCGTTCAGGCGGACCGCGCGGTGGTGGTGGCGGCGGTTATCGCGGCTGAGCGAACTTCAGAGCAGCGTTCCGACACGCTCAAGATCGATCTCCGGCAGGGGTCAGCGATGTGTGCTGATCCCTGTTGTTTTGTTTGTTGTGGTCCCGTTGTCAGGCCTTCAGGAGCTTCAGAACCATGACGGATCGAACCATCTTCACAAGGTCTTTCCCCCTGGTTCGGTTGCTGCGTCATCTGGCGCCCCAGCGCCGTCTTGTGATCACGGCGGTGATCTGTTCGCTGCTCAACAAGCTCTTTGACCTCGCTCCTCCGGCCTTGATCGGCTTGGCTGTGGATGTGGTGGTGCGTGGTCAGCAGTCCCTGCTGGCGAGATTCGGTATCCAGAGCGTCTCCCAACAGCTGTGGGTGCTGGCGCTGCTCACCTTTGTGATCTGGGCGGCGGAGTCCCTGTTCGAGTACTTGTACGACGTTCTCTGGCGCAACCTGGCCCAGACGACGCAACATCGCCTGCGGCTGGAGGCCTACGACCACCTCCAACAGCTGGAGTTGGCTTTTTTCGAGCAGGACAGCAGCGGCCGTCTGATGGCGGTGCTGAACGATGACATCAATCAGATGGAACGCTTTCTCGATCGCGGTGCCAACCAGATCCTGCAACTGATCACCACGGTGCTGGTCGTGGGCATCGGCATGGCCGTGGTGGCTCCTGAGGTGGCCCTGTTCGCCTATCTGCCGATCCCCGTCATCCTGCTGGGGTCGCTGCGGTTTCAACGGCAACTGGCCCCCCGTTATCGCGAGGTGCGAGCCCGCGCCGGTGATCTCGCCTCACGCCTGGCCAACAACCTCGGCGGCATGCTCACGATCAAGAGCTTCACCGCCGAGCCGCTGGAATTGCAACGGCTTGAAGCGGAAAGCCTTGCCTACCTGGAGAGCAACGGTCGGGCGATCCGCCTGTCGGCGGCCTTCATCCCACTGATCCGTTTTGCCATCCTCTTCGCCTTCGTGGCCATCCTGCTGGTGGGTGGTTTCCAGGCTCTAAATGGTCAGTTGGCTGTGGGCACCTACAGCGTTCTGGTGTTCATCACCCAGCGGCTGCTCTGGCCGCTCACGGCCCTCGGCCGCACGCTTGATGAGTACCAGCGGTCCATGGCCTCCACCCAGCGGGTGTTGGATCTGATCGACACCCCGGTCACGATCCGCAGCGGCCAAACCCCGCTGGACCGACGGCTGGTGCGTGGGGAGATTCGCTTTGAGCAGGTGGATTTCGCCTACCCGGGGCGGGCTTCTCTGTTGCAGGGCTTCGATCTGATGGTGCCGTCCGGGGCAACGGTTGGCATCGTTGGGTCCACTGGCTCCGGCAAGAGCACGGTGGTGAAACTCCTGCTGCGCCTCTATGAGCGTCAGGGGGGGCGAATCCTTCTGGACGGTCGTCCGATCGAACAGCTGCAGCTTCGGGATCTGCGGGGTGCGATCGCGCTGGTGAGTCAGGACGTCTACCTCTTTCACGGCAAGGTGGCTGAGAACATCGCCTATGGCGTTGCCAACCCTGATCCTTTGGCCATCGAGCAGGCTGCCCGTCTGGCGGAGGCCGCTGGTTTCATCGAAGCGCTGCCGGATCGCTACGACACCCTTGTTGGCGAGCGTGGCCAACGCCTCTCCGGTGGCCAGCGTCAGCGCATCGCTCTGGCCCGGGCGATCCTCAAGGACGCCCCGGTGCTGGTGCTGGATGAGGCCACGGCCGCCGTCGACAACGACACCGAAGCGGCGATTCAACGCTCACTGGACCAGATCACCCGAAACCGCACCACCGTGGTGATCGCCCATCGGCTGAGCACGGTGCGCCACGCCGATCGGATTGTGGTGATGGAGCAGGGACGGATTGTGGAACAGGGTCGCCATGACGAGCTGCTGGCCCACGGGGGTGTTTACGCCAATCTCTGGCAGGTGCAAGCCGGCGAACGGCTTATCGCTTCCTGAAGCAGGTGTTGTAGGAGGCGCATCGGCTGACCATGCTGGGGTCGCCAATCGGCCCGACTGTCATGGCCATGCAGGCCTCCATCGGCCAGGTGATGCATCACCCCCTCGGCGTGTTTTCGCTGCTGGTGGCGATCAGTGCGGCGGTGCCGCCCCTCATCCGCCGGATCGGTTTGCCCGACCTGGTGGGGCTGCTGGTTGCCGGCGTTGTGGTGGGACCGCACGCCCTCAACTGGGTGGACAGCGGCAGTGAAACGGTGCGGTTGCTCTCCGATCTGGGGGCGGTGTACCTGCTGTTCACCATGGGGCTGGAAATTGATCTGGAGGAGTTCAACCGGGTCAAACGCCGCTCCTTCATCTATGGCCTGCTGATTCTTCTGATCGGTGTCGGCACCGGCGTCAGCATCGGCCTGTTGGCTGGGTTCGCCTCCGTCTCCTGCCTGTTGCTGGGGGCCTTGATGGCCACCCACACGCCGCTGGGCTATCCGATCGTGCGCAGTTATGGCGCTCAGAAGGATGAATCGGTGGTGGTGAGTGTCGGCAGCACGATCTTCACCGACATCGTGGCGCTGCTGCTGCTGGCGGTGGGCCTGGGCCTCGGCCAAGGGGATCTCAGCGGTATGGGCCTGGGCCTGCTGCTGCTGAGGATCGGCCTGTTCGCTGTGCTGGTGGTGGTGGGTATCCGCTGGCTGGGGCGACGGCTGGTGCTGCGGGGCATCAATGACGAGAACCGCATGGTGCTGGCGGTGCTGGTGGCGCTGTTTCTGGCGTCCCTCGGGGCCGAGTTGGCGGGGGTGGAAAAAATTGTCGGTGCCTTCCTGGCCGGCCTGGCCGTGAATTCGGTCCTGCCGGAGGGGCGGGTGAAGGAGCAGGTGATCTTTGTGGGTGGTGTGCTGTTCATCCCGATCTTCTTCATCGATCTGGGTCTGCTGCTTGATGTGGGCAGCCTCGGGGCCAGCCTCAGCAATTACCAGTTCACCGGCCTGATGCTGGTGGGGGCCATCGGCGGCAAGGGTCTGGCCTCCTGGATCAGCGGCGCACTGTTCGGCTACCGCCGCCCGCAGATCCTGATGATGTGGTCACTGACCATGCCCAAGGTGGCAGCGACCCTGGCCACAGCCTTCATCGGCTTCCAGGCGGGGCTGCTCAATCAGACGGTGCTCAACGCTGTGCTGGCGGTGATGGTGGTGACGGCCACCCTCGGGCCGATCCTGACGGAGCGTTCGGTCACCCGTCTGAACGAGGCGCGTCAGGGCACGCTTCCCGCCAGCTTCGGGGAGGAGGTTTCCGCGTTGGAGGGGGTCAGCGAAGTGGTGCAACGGCCACTAAGGATCGTGGTGCCCGTGGCGAATCCCAGCAATGAGCAGGGGCTGATCACCATGGCCTCAAGATTGCTGCGGGGCTCGGCCGGTGGCGACGGTCTGTTGCTGCCCCTGGCGATGGTGAACCCAAGTTTGGAGGAGGTGCGCGGCGGTCTTAACCGTGCGGTGGCGGCGGCCCGCTCACGGTTGAGGGTGGCGGAGTCGATCGGAGCCGACCTGCAGGTGCCCACCCGCACGCTGTTGCGGCTGGATGAGGACGTGGCCGGTGGCATGAGCCGCACGGCGCTGGAACAGGCAGCGGATCTGCTGCTGATCGGTGCCGGCCGCCAGGACCAGCTGCGGGCCTGGTTGATGGGCGACATTGTTGATGGCGTGTGTAGAACGGCCCACTGCCCTGTGGTGGTGGTGAACCTTGGCCGTCAAGCCGATGCGGCGATGCATCGCATCCTGGTGCCGATCAAGGATCTCTCCGCCAGTGCCCGTGAACAGGTGGAATTGGCCTTGCGGGTGATCAACAGTGCGCCGGAGAACCAACGCACCCGGATCACGCTGCTGCACGTGCATGATCCCCGCTTCAGCGGATCGGATCGGTTGTGGATGGAGGAACAGTTGATTCGTTGGCGGCCGGCCGGGATCCCTGCTGATCGCTTCCATATCGTGATTGTGCGGGGGCCGGGTATCGATGGGTCCATTCATCGCCTCAGCCGCGACCACGATCTGGTGATCCTTCGCACCCAACGCCGGCGTGTCGCCGGACTGCCGATTCCCGGCAGCGATCGCACCAGCAAGTTGATCAGTCAGTTGCCCTGCGCGTCGATGGTGATCAGCGATCCGCTGGTCTGATCTGTCGCGTTGGAGGGGAACCCCCCAACGGTAGTGCGGTTAAGAACGCATCAAGACGGGATTAGCGTGACGGTATGGCCGCGCTGTTCTCCAATTTGCGCCATCGCCCGCTTTGGCAGGTGTGCGGCTTGGGCCTGGCCGTTGGATTGCTGGTGTCGGTTCCGTTGGCTCGGCGTCATCCCCTGGCCGGTTGGTGGGGCCTTGGCATCGGCGACGTGGTGGTGCTGGGGCAGGACGCTGGTGGCAGCAACACCGACACGATCTTCACGTTGAAGGTGAAGCCCGGCAGCACGCGCATCACACAGATTCCCCGCGATAGCTACATCAACCCTGATGGATTCGGGGCGATGAAGATCAATGGATTGCTGAGGCGCGGTGGACCAGAGGCGGTGGAGCGGGAGCTGACGCGGCTGATGAACCGGCCGGTGCGTCATCACGTGGTGGTGTCGCTTCAGACGTTGCCGTTGCTGGCCAATCTGGTGGGCGGCATTGAAGTCGACGTGCCCAAACGGCTGTACTACGTGGATCGCAGCCAGGATCTGGTGATTGACCTGCAGCCTGGGCGTCAGGTGTTGAGCAGCAAGGCGTTGGAGGGATTTCTACGTTGGCGTAACGACGGATATGGCGATTTCGGACGTCTGGAACGACAGCAACTGGGGTTGAAGGGTTTGGCAAATCGTTTGCGGCAGCCGCAGAATCTTTTGAAGCTGCCGCTGTTGCTGGGCGTCGTGCGCACGCAGGTGCAAACCGATCTCAACCCGGTTCAGATGGCTGGTCTTGCCGCGGGATTAATCAGCACTGATCTCGATGCGCATCGGTTGGAAGCGCGACCCTTCAGCCGCGGTGGCATCAGTTACCTTGAAACCACCTGGCCGAATTGATCAAACCAACAGGTTGAGCGAGCGCACCACCCGGCCGCAGAGGTCATTCACCTTCTCCCAGCGGTCTTCGTTGACGCTGGTGGCTAGGGTGTAGAGGCGCCCCCGGTCAACCACCACCGTCGCCAGTTCGTGGCGGTCGCGGTCTTCCAGGTGCACTGCATATTCAAGGTCGTAGAAGGTGTGACCATTCACCTCACGCTCCTGGGCTTCCACCAGCTCGGCGGTGCGTCCGCTGCCGGCGGTGGCGATCACCTCACGACGTAGCCGCTCTCCCACCGCAACAGCGCTGCCAAGTTCGCTGAGGTCGTTGTTCTCATCCACCTTGTTCACCATCAGACTCACGGTCTCATCGCTGTGGATCAGGTCGTGAAACACCACCCGCGGCCCATTGCTCACCTGCACCTGGGTCCAACCGGTGGGATAGAGGAAGGCGAAGCGGCCATCGGGGCTCTGATACGACTGCAGCCCTGCGGTTGGTCCAGCCGCACAGGCTCCCAGGGCCATCGCCAGGACCCCGCAGACGAGCAGGCGGGAGAGGGAGCGGAGCAGCTGCATCAAAACCGGAGCAGATCGATGCATTCTGCCTAGAGTCCGGGCCATAGGCGGCAGACCCCTGAGCGGCTTCACAAGACCGTTGGCCCGGCTGATCGATCAGTTCGAGCGGTTGCCAGGGATTGGCCCGCGCACGGCGCAACGGCTTGCCTTGCATTTGCTGAACCAGCCTGAGGAGCAGATCCGCCAGTTTGCTGATTCCCTGCTGGAGGCCCGCACCCAGGTGGGGCAATGCAAGACCTGCTTTCATCTGTCGGCCGATCCGGAATGCGAGATCTGCCGCAACCTGGAGCGCCGCAACGGTTTGATCTGTGTGGTGGCCGATTCCCGAGACCTGCTGGCCCTAGAGCGCACCCGTGAATTCCAAGGCAGATATCACGTTCTTGGTGGCTTGATCTCGCCGATGGATGGCATCGGCCCGGAGCTGCTCAATGTGACCCCGCTGGTGGCAAGGATTAACCAGGAAGACATCACGGAGGTGATCTTGGCGCTGACCCCCAGCGTGGAGGGGGACACCACCAGTCTTTACCTGGCTCGCTTGCTCAAGCCGTTTTGTTCCGTGAGCCGTATCGCCTACGGCCTGCCGATGGGCAGTGAGCTGGAGTATGCCGACGAGGTCACCCTGAGCAGGGCACTGGAAGGCCGGCGCCCGGTGGAATGACCTTTTAAGCTGTATCACCCGTCACTTTCTGTAGAAAGTGCGGCGTTGCAGGCAACATCGTCAGGATTCCGTGATGTTTGAATCGCCGGCGACATCGCTCCGGGCGGGTGCACCCTCCCAGGTTGCCGGCACCACCACCCCCAGCTGACGTCCGTCCCGCCAGAATTATGTGAAGGAGGTGTGGCATGAGCAAATACAGCACCATTGCCCCGACGGAACGACTGCCTGAATGGCTGCGGCGACCGATCGGCGATGCATCAGCTCTCGAGCGGGTGCAGGGAGTGGTCAAGCAGAACCGCTTACACACCATCTGCGAAGAGGGGCGCTGCCCCAACCGTGGTGAGTGTTACGCAGCTGGTACTGCCACGTTTTTGCTGGGTGGTTCCATCTGCACCCGCAGCTGTGCCTTCTGCCAAGTGGAGAAGGGCCAGGCACCCATGGCGGTGGATCCTGCTGAAGCGCAACGGGTGGCTGATGCGGTGGAGGCGATGCAGCTGCGTTATGTGGTGCTGACGGCCGTCGCCCGTGATGACCTGGCTGATCACGGTGCAGCCCTGTTCACCACAACGATGGAGGCGATCCGCGCCCGCAATCCGCTGATTGCCATCGAGGTGCTGACGCCGGATTTCTGGGGCGGCCATCCCGACCCACAACAGGCTGTTGCCGCGCAGCGTGAGCGGTTGGCCACCGTGCTCGCGGCTGAACCCGTGTGCTTCAACCACAACCTGGAAACCGTCCAACGCCTGCAAGGTGAGGTGCGGCGCGGTGCCACCTACAAACGATCCCTCGGGCTGCTGGCGGCGTGCCGGGGGCTGGCTCCAGCGATTCCCACCAAATCAGGGTTGATGCTGGGCCTTGGGGAAAGCCGTGAAGAGGTGATTGCTGCGATGCGGGATCTGCGGGACGTGGATTGTCAGCGCCTCACCCTCGGCCAGTACCTGCGTCCGTCCTTGGCTCACCTTCCAGTGGATCGCTACTGGACGCCGGAGGAGTTTGATGAGCTCGGTGCCGTGGCCCGCGATCTCGGGTTTGCCCAGGTGCGCAGTGGTCCGCTGGTGCGCAGCAGCTATCACGCTGCCGACTGACGCCAGCTCCGCAGGCTCCGCTCCAGCACCTGCTCCACCGAACCACTCATCAGCGCACCGGCGCCACCCCACACCAGTCGCAACGGCAGATCCCACAGGGCTGCTGCCACATCCCGCTCCAGCTGAAAGCCCCGTTGGCGGAAATAACGCACCAGCCTGCGGTGCTGGCGTTCGTCATCGCGGATCGCCAGCAGCCGGGCTCTGCGGCAGGGGGTTGCCTCCAGGGCCCAGGCCATGGTGGCGGCCCAGACCAGATCGCCCACCCCTGCAGGGCTTTGGGGAACCACCTGCATCGTGTCCAGCTGCAGGCCGTTGCTCGTTCCGTAGCCCCAGCCTTTCATCTCCCCCAGCAGATGCGCTGTGCCATTCGCCCCTGGGCAGGCCACCACCAACCTCAGGCTCCAGAGCCCCAGCGGACGGCCTACCTGCAGCCGCAGCAGCAGGCCCCGCTCGCGGGCTTGCAACTCGAGCCGCTCAAGGATGGACGGTGATGGTTCGGTGTTCATCGATGGCTCACGCGGCGCACGGCATGGAAAGGCAAGGGACCGTAGAGATGGGGGAAGAGTTCACCGGTGGGAATCGCGTCGGCCCGTAGGGGGGCAGACATCAGAGCCGGGTCGATCTCCAGCAACAGCACTTCACCGGCATCGGCATAGAAGCGGTCATAGGTTGCATCGAGCTGTTCGCGCCAGGAGCAGTGGATGAAGCCCACCTGCTCGAGCATCAGTCCGCGGGTGGAGACGCGGTACTCCCCATCGTTCTGGGCCTGACGCCAATCCGAGGCGAGGGCCAGATGAAATAAGGATTGATCCGTTGGAACAGCGATGGCGTCGGCCGGGAAAAGGTGCTGTTGACCGCCTGGATCCCAGGGATCGGCGCGCTGCATCAATCGCTCAAAAGCAGGCGCCTGCAGGAAGCGGTTCAGCCAACCGCGCAATGGCTCCAGCTCAGGGTCGGCATCGAATCCCTGAGGATCAGCGATCCACCACTGGCGCACGAACGGCCACAGGGCTGCATCGGCCAGGCCCATCCGTTCACCGGCCAGCCAGCCTGCTGCTCGGA is a window of Synechococcus sp. A15-24 DNA encoding:
- the psbP gene encoding photosystem II reaction center PsbP codes for the protein MQLLRSLSRLLVCGVLAMALGACAAGPTAGLQSYQSPDGRFAFLYPTGWTQVQVSNGPRVVFHDLIHSDETVSLMVNKVDENNDLSELGSAVAVGERLRREVIATAGSGRTAELVEAQEREVNGHTFYDLEYAVHLEDRDRHELATVVVDRGRLYTLATSVNEDRWEKVNDLCGRVVRSLNLLV
- a CDS encoding cation:proton antiporter, with protein sequence MAMQASIGQVMHHPLGVFSLLVAISAAVPPLIRRIGLPDLVGLLVAGVVVGPHALNWVDSGSETVRLLSDLGAVYLLFTMGLEIDLEEFNRVKRRSFIYGLLILLIGVGTGVSIGLLAGFASVSCLLLGALMATHTPLGYPIVRSYGAQKDESVVVSVGSTIFTDIVALLLLAVGLGLGQGDLSGMGLGLLLLRIGLFAVLVVVGIRWLGRRLVLRGINDENRMVLAVLVALFLASLGAELAGVEKIVGAFLAGLAVNSVLPEGRVKEQVIFVGGVLFIPIFFIDLGLLLDVGSLGASLSNYQFTGLMLVGAIGGKGLASWISGALFGYRRPQILMMWSLTMPKVAATLATAFIGFQAGLLNQTVLNAVLAVMVVTATLGPILTERSVTRLNEARQGTLPASFGEEVSALEGVSEVVQRPLRIVVPVANPSNEQGLITMASRLLRGSAGGDGLLLPLAMVNPSLEEVRGGLNRAVAAARSRLRVAESIGADLQVPTRTLLRLDEDVAGGMSRTALEQAADLLLIGAGRQDQLRAWLMGDIVDGVCRTAHCPVVVVNLGRQADAAMHRILVPIKDLSASAREQVELALRVINSAPENQRTRITLLHVHDPRFSGSDRLWMEEQLIRWRPAGIPADRFHIVIVRGPGIDGSIHRLSRDHDLVILRTQRRRVAGLPIPGSDRTSKLISQLPCASMVISDPLV
- the lipA gene encoding lipoyl synthase — its product is MSKYSTIAPTERLPEWLRRPIGDASALERVQGVVKQNRLHTICEEGRCPNRGECYAAGTATFLLGGSICTRSCAFCQVEKGQAPMAVDPAEAQRVADAVEAMQLRYVVLTAVARDDLADHGAALFTTTMEAIRARNPLIAIEVLTPDFWGGHPDPQQAVAAQRERLATVLAAEPVCFNHNLETVQRLQGEVRRGATYKRSLGLLAACRGLAPAIPTKSGLMLGLGESREEVIAAMRDLRDVDCQRLTLGQYLRPSLAHLPVDRYWTPEEFDELGAVARDLGFAQVRSGPLVRSSYHAAD
- a CDS encoding DUF952 domain-containing protein translates to MLPILYSFRRCPYAMRARWALLEAGLLVQWREIELRAKPAAMLEASAKGTVPVLVLADGTVIEESLELMHWALAQADPRDCLGAGDLDPWVQQNDGAFKHHLDRFKYSDRYPEADRSTHQQEGRAILKGWNDRIRAAGWLAGERMGLADAALWPFVRQWWIADPQGFDADPELEPLRGWLNRFLQAPAFERLMQRADPWDPGGQQHLFPADAIAVPTDQSLFHLALASDWRQAQNDGEYRVSTRGLMLEQVGFIHCSWREQLDATYDRFYADAGEVLLLEIDPALMSAPLRADAIPTGELFPHLYGPLPFHAVRRVSHR
- the recR gene encoding recombination mediator RecR is translated as MARLIDQFERLPGIGPRTAQRLALHLLNQPEEQIRQFADSLLEARTQVGQCKTCFHLSADPECEICRNLERRNGLICVVADSRDLLALERTREFQGRYHVLGGLISPMDGIGPELLNVTPLVARINQEDITEVILALTPSVEGDTTSLYLARLLKPFCSVSRIAYGLPMGSELEYADEVTLSRALEGRRPVE
- a CDS encoding LCP family protein, with amino-acid sequence MAALFSNLRHRPLWQVCGLGLAVGLLVSVPLARRHPLAGWWGLGIGDVVVLGQDAGGSNTDTIFTLKVKPGSTRITQIPRDSYINPDGFGAMKINGLLRRGGPEAVERELTRLMNRPVRHHVVVSLQTLPLLANLVGGIEVDVPKRLYYVDRSQDLVIDLQPGRQVLSSKALEGFLRWRNDGYGDFGRLERQQLGLKGLANRLRQPQNLLKLPLLLGVVRTQVQTDLNPVQMAGLAAGLISTDLDAHRLEARPFSRGGISYLETTWPN